A window of Mycolicibacterium fluoranthenivorans contains these coding sequences:
- a CDS encoding cysteine hydrolase: protein MKLTTSGEPANPALPASGFVFDAKRAALVITDPQIDFLSAEGASWAAFGPSVIENDTVAHIGELLRAAKSADITVAVSPHYFYPTDEQWTFGDPLEQFMSSVGMFARQGAYTLDGFTGSGADFLPAYHCHIHDGRTVITSPHKIVGPESNDLVLQLRKRGVSQVILAGMAANLCVEGHLRELIEQGFEVAVVKDATAGPRLPEGDGYLAALVNFRFLASAVWTTAQAIKHLQGEQK from the coding sequence ATGAAGCTCACCACATCGGGAGAACCCGCGAACCCCGCCTTGCCGGCCTCCGGGTTCGTCTTCGACGCGAAGCGCGCGGCGCTCGTCATCACCGATCCGCAGATCGATTTCCTCAGCGCCGAGGGGGCGTCCTGGGCGGCGTTCGGGCCCAGCGTCATCGAGAACGACACCGTCGCCCACATCGGTGAACTCCTGCGCGCCGCGAAGTCGGCCGACATCACCGTCGCGGTGTCTCCGCACTACTTCTATCCGACCGACGAACAGTGGACTTTCGGCGATCCGCTCGAACAGTTCATGAGTTCGGTCGGCATGTTCGCACGCCAGGGGGCGTACACCCTCGACGGGTTCACCGGCTCGGGCGCGGACTTCCTGCCCGCATACCACTGCCATATCCACGACGGACGAACCGTGATCACCTCACCACACAAGATCGTCGGCCCGGAATCGAACGACCTCGTCCTTCAGTTGCGCAAACGTGGTGTGAGCCAGGTGATCCTGGCCGGAATGGCCGCCAACCTGTGCGTCGAAGGACACCTGCGCGAACTCATCGAGCAGGGTTTCGAGGTGGCGGTGGTCAAGGATGCCACCGCCGGGCCGCGCCTGCCCGAAGGCGACGGGTACCTGGCGGCACTGGTGAACTTCCGCTTCCTCGCCAGCGCGGTGTGGACCACCGCGCAGGCCATCAAACACCTTCAAGGAGAACAGAAATGA
- a CDS encoding TetR/AcrR family transcriptional regulator, producing the protein MPRPANPEVRQRLLDAGLGLVHARGFAASGVKDITDVAGVPKGSFYAYFPSKEEFGAAILNHYWSDIEARLLPILESNGPARKRIIRFFRALTDDHEAEDFLLGCLVGNLSLELGGSSESVRAELLRILDRWDDALAACVRSGQRDGEDFRADIRTDIDAGELAATLIEAWEGAALRGKVIRSRAPYQRFEAVTIPALLTP; encoded by the coding sequence GTGCCCCGTCCCGCGAATCCCGAGGTACGCCAGCGCCTGCTCGACGCCGGCCTCGGCTTGGTGCACGCCCGCGGGTTCGCCGCCAGCGGGGTCAAAGACATCACCGACGTCGCCGGCGTGCCGAAAGGCTCCTTCTACGCCTATTTCCCCAGTAAGGAAGAGTTCGGCGCCGCGATCCTGAACCATTACTGGTCCGATATCGAAGCACGGCTGTTGCCGATCCTGGAGTCGAACGGGCCGGCGCGCAAGCGGATCATCCGCTTCTTCCGCGCACTCACCGACGATCACGAGGCCGAAGACTTCCTGCTCGGCTGCCTGGTCGGCAACCTGTCGCTGGAACTGGGCGGGTCCAGCGAGTCGGTCCGCGCCGAACTGCTGCGCATCCTGGACCGCTGGGATGACGCACTCGCGGCGTGCGTGCGTTCCGGGCAGCGTGACGGCGAAGACTTCAGGGCCGACATCAGAACCGATATCGATGCCGGCGAACTGGCCGCCACCCTGATCGAAGCGTGGGAGGGCGCCGCCTTGCGCGGGAAGGTCATCCGCAGCCGCGCCCCCTATCAGCGCTTCGAAGCGGTCACGATCCCCGCCCTCCTCACGCCCTGA
- the nirB gene encoding nitrite reductase large subunit NirB: MHSAKHVVVVGHGMVGHRFVEALRSRDTEGSWRVTILSEEADAAYDRVGLTGYTEHWNRAALALSGNDYAGDNDVVLHLGLAAREIDRVAKTVTAADGQVLEYDALVLATGSYAFVPPVPGHDLPQVHVYRTLDDLDAIRAGANTALATSTPVGVVIGGGLLGLEAANALRGFGLTTHVLEMSPHLMANQLDEAGGVLLSRMIKSLGIEVHTAVATESIAPAQRHRPIRKSAVDDSMRVTLNDGSTIDAGVVVFAAGVRPRDELARAAGLDIAQRGGVLTDLSCVTSDPHIYAIGEVAAIEGRCYGLVAPGYTTAEVVADRLLGGEAEFPGADMSTKLKLLGVDVASFGDAQGHTPNCLEVVVNDPVKQTYAKLVLSDDAKTLLGGILVGDASAYGVLRPMVASELPGDPLALIAPVTDGDAPALGVGALPDLAQICSCNNVTKGDLKEAICGGCDDVAGLKKCTLAGTSCGSCVPLLKQLLEAEGVEQSKALCEHFGQSRAELFEIVSATEIRTFSGLIEKFGTGKGCDICKPTVASILASTSSDHVLDGEQASLQDSNDHFLANIQRNGSYSVVPRSPGGEITPEQLILIGEIARDFDLYTKITGGQRIDMFGARVDQLPEIWRRLVEGGMESGQAYGKSLRTVKSCVGSTWCRYGQQDSVNMAVEIEKRYRGLRSPHKIKMAVSGCARECAEAQSKDVGVIATEQGWNLYVCGNGGMSPRHAKLLASDLDDETLVRYIDRFLMFYIRTADRLQRTAPWLEAMDGGLDHLRDVVCNDSLGLAAEFEAAMERHVAGYACEWKGVLDDPEKLSRFVSFVNAPDVVDPTIEFTESSGRKVPIGMPTLRPVQEKS, translated from the coding sequence ATGCACTCAGCCAAGCATGTTGTCGTGGTCGGACACGGCATGGTCGGACACCGGTTCGTCGAAGCCCTGCGATCCCGGGACACCGAAGGCTCCTGGCGGGTCACCATCCTGTCCGAGGAAGCCGATGCGGCATACGACCGCGTCGGTCTGACGGGATACACCGAGCACTGGAACCGGGCCGCGCTGGCCTTGTCCGGTAACGACTATGCAGGCGACAACGACGTCGTGCTGCACCTCGGCTTGGCGGCCCGGGAGATCGACCGGGTCGCCAAGACCGTGACCGCCGCCGACGGCCAGGTGCTGGAATACGACGCCCTGGTGCTGGCCACCGGGTCGTACGCCTTCGTGCCCCCGGTGCCCGGACACGACCTGCCGCAGGTGCACGTCTACCGCACCCTCGATGATCTGGACGCCATCCGCGCGGGCGCGAACACCGCCCTGGCCACGAGCACCCCGGTGGGTGTCGTCATCGGCGGCGGCCTGCTCGGTCTGGAAGCGGCCAACGCCCTGCGTGGGTTCGGGCTCACCACCCACGTGCTGGAGATGTCGCCGCACTTGATGGCCAACCAACTCGACGAGGCCGGCGGTGTGCTGCTGAGCCGGATGATCAAAAGCCTCGGTATCGAAGTGCACACCGCGGTGGCCACCGAGAGCATCGCCCCGGCGCAGCGGCACCGGCCCATCCGTAAATCCGCCGTCGACGATTCGATGCGGGTCACACTCAACGACGGCAGCACCATCGACGCCGGCGTGGTGGTCTTCGCCGCCGGTGTGCGCCCGCGGGACGAACTGGCCCGCGCCGCCGGCCTGGACATCGCTCAACGCGGTGGCGTGCTCACCGACCTTTCCTGTGTCACAAGCGATCCGCACATCTACGCCATCGGCGAGGTGGCTGCCATCGAAGGCCGCTGCTACGGGCTGGTGGCCCCCGGCTACACCACCGCCGAAGTGGTGGCCGACCGGCTGCTCGGTGGCGAGGCCGAGTTCCCCGGCGCGGACATGTCGACCAAGCTCAAGCTGCTCGGCGTCGACGTCGCGAGTTTCGGTGATGCCCAAGGACATACGCCGAACTGCCTGGAGGTCGTGGTCAACGACCCAGTCAAGCAGACCTACGCCAAACTGGTGCTCTCCGATGACGCCAAGACGTTGCTCGGCGGCATCCTGGTCGGCGACGCGTCGGCCTACGGTGTGCTGCGGCCCATGGTGGCCAGCGAGCTGCCGGGTGACCCGCTGGCACTGATCGCCCCGGTGACCGACGGCGACGCACCGGCACTCGGTGTCGGGGCGCTGCCCGATCTCGCCCAGATCTGCTCCTGCAACAACGTCACCAAAGGTGATCTCAAGGAGGCCATCTGCGGTGGCTGTGACGACGTCGCCGGCCTGAAGAAGTGCACCCTGGCCGGCACCTCGTGCGGATCATGTGTGCCGCTGCTCAAGCAGCTGCTGGAGGCCGAGGGGGTCGAGCAGTCCAAGGCGCTGTGCGAGCATTTCGGCCAGTCGCGTGCCGAGCTGTTCGAGATCGTCAGTGCCACCGAGATCCGCACGTTCTCCGGCCTCATCGAGAAGTTCGGCACCGGAAAGGGTTGCGATATCTGCAAACCCACCGTCGCGTCCATCCTGGCGTCCACCAGTTCGGATCACGTGCTCGACGGTGAGCAGGCTTCGCTACAGGATTCCAACGACCACTTCCTGGCCAATATCCAGCGCAACGGCAGCTACTCGGTGGTGCCGCGGTCACCCGGCGGCGAGATCACCCCGGAGCAACTGATCCTGATCGGCGAGATCGCCCGGGATTTCGACCTCTACACCAAGATCACCGGTGGGCAGCGCATCGACATGTTCGGCGCCCGGGTCGATCAGTTGCCCGAGATCTGGCGGCGCCTGGTCGAAGGCGGCATGGAATCGGGTCAGGCCTACGGCAAATCCCTTCGCACCGTGAAGAGTTGCGTGGGCAGCACGTGGTGCCGGTACGGCCAGCAGGATTCGGTGAACATGGCCGTCGAGATCGAGAAGCGCTACCGCGGTCTGCGTTCACCGCACAAGATCAAGATGGCGGTGTCGGGCTGCGCTCGAGAGTGCGCGGAGGCCCAGAGCAAGGACGTCGGGGTCATCGCCACCGAGCAGGGATGGAACCTCTACGTGTGCGGCAACGGCGGTATGTCGCCGCGGCACGCCAAACTGCTGGCCAGTGACCTCGATGACGAGACCCTGGTGCGGTACATCGACCGGTTCCTGATGTTCTACATCCGCACTGCCGATCGGCTACAGCGCACCGCGCCGTGGCTGGAGGCCATGGACGGCGGACTCGATCACCTCCGTGATGTGGTGTGCAACGACTCGCTCGGCCTGGCCGCGGAGTTCGAGGCGGCCATGGAGCGGCACGTCGCCGGCTACGCCTGCGAATGGAAAGGTGTGCTCGACGACCCGGAGAAGCTGTCGCGTTTCGTGTCGTTCGTCAACGCCCCCGATGTGGTGGATCCCACGATCGAGTTCACCGAATCCTCGGGCCGCAAGGTGCCGATCGGGATGCCCACCCTGCGGCCAGTTCAGGAGAAGTCATGA
- the nirD gene encoding nitrite reductase small subunit NirD: MTLLDDRKDVDAQGDWEWVEACPYDRLLPCRGVGVLLPDQTQVALFRLDDGSLHAVSNIDPFSGAAVMSRGIVGDRAGRACVQTPIKKQAFAFDDGSCLDDPDVSVAVFRTRLTPDGLVQIAV; encoded by the coding sequence ATGACCTTGCTCGACGACCGCAAAGACGTTGACGCCCAGGGTGACTGGGAGTGGGTCGAAGCCTGCCCGTACGACCGGCTTTTGCCGTGCCGCGGCGTGGGCGTGCTGTTGCCCGACCAGACCCAGGTGGCACTGTTCCGCCTGGACGACGGGTCGCTGCATGCCGTCTCCAATATCGACCCGTTCTCCGGTGCCGCGGTGATGTCACGTGGGATCGTCGGGGACCGTGCCGGCCGCGCCTGCGTGCAGACGCCAATCAAGAAGCAGGCCTTCGCCTTTGACGACGGCAGTTGCCTGGACGACCCGGACGTGTCGGTTGCGGTGTTCCGGACCCGGCTTACGCCGGACGGTCTTGTGCAGATCGCTGTGTAG
- a CDS encoding sirohydrochlorin chelatase, with protein MRYVLVAHGTRKAGGVNMVGELAQRVSSVLDREVRVAFVDVLGPTPCEVLDSLPAHEPAVVVPAFLAGGYHVRVDVPAHVAASGHQRVVVTQPLGPCHGTVRVMADRLFESGWRPGDSVILAAAGTSDRSAQSDLRKTAAMLSALTGDRVELAFAATGAPTVAEAVQAARHRTDGRVAVASYLLADGLFQDRLRASGADIVGDPLGIHPGMVRLIAGRFRRAGVVGLPTAA; from the coding sequence ATGAGATACGTCTTGGTGGCGCACGGCACCCGTAAGGCCGGCGGGGTGAACATGGTCGGCGAGCTGGCGCAGCGCGTCTCCTCGGTGTTGGACCGTGAGGTGCGCGTGGCGTTCGTCGACGTCCTCGGGCCGACGCCGTGCGAGGTGCTCGATTCGTTGCCCGCACACGAACCGGCCGTCGTGGTGCCGGCGTTCCTGGCCGGTGGCTACCACGTGCGGGTGGACGTGCCCGCCCATGTCGCGGCCAGCGGGCACCAGCGGGTCGTTGTCACCCAGCCGCTGGGGCCATGCCACGGAACGGTGCGGGTCATGGCCGACAGACTCTTCGAATCAGGCTGGCGGCCAGGCGATTCCGTCATCCTGGCGGCCGCGGGCACCTCGGATCGCAGTGCGCAGTCCGATCTGCGTAAGACCGCGGCGATGCTATCGGCCCTGACCGGAGACCGCGTAGAGCTTGCTTTCGCCGCTACCGGGGCCCCCACCGTCGCGGAGGCCGTCCAAGCTGCGCGCCACCGCACGGATGGACGGGTGGCGGTCGCGTCCTATCTGCTGGCCGACGGGCTTTTCCAGGATCGGCTGCGTGCCTCCGGTGCCGATATCGTCGGCGACCCACTCGGCATCCACCCGGGCATGGTCCGGCTGATCGCCGGCAGGTTCCGCCGGGCCGGTGTGGTCGGCCTGCCCACCGCGGCGTAG
- a CDS encoding uroporphyrinogen-III synthase produces the protein MTEPDWAPLTGFRVAVTSARRSEELSALLTRRGADVTSAAAIAMVPLPDDDELRTNTEALIAAPPDIVIATTGIGLRGWIAAADGWGLARELTSALSKARIVSRGPKATGALRAAGLPEEWSPESESSRELLHYLLEGGIVGMRIAVQLHGATDEWDPFPEFLDELMAAGAHVVPIRVYRWHPAPRGGAFDQLVMAIADQRFDAVSFTSAPAVAATLMRAAELGVEDSLLHALRTTVHAMCVGPVTARPLVRLGVPTSAPERMRLGALARHITDELPLLQSRRIRVAGHVLEIRGTCVMVDEVVKELPPAGMATIRALAHRPGAVVSRADLLGALPGSGTDTHAVETAVLRLRTALGDKNIVATVVKRGYRLAVDEFPVGA, from the coding sequence ATGACCGAACCTGATTGGGCTCCGCTCACCGGGTTCCGGGTTGCGGTCACCTCGGCTCGGCGTTCCGAGGAGCTGAGCGCACTGCTGACGCGGCGCGGTGCCGACGTCACGAGCGCGGCCGCCATCGCCATGGTCCCGCTTCCCGACGACGACGAACTGCGCACCAACACCGAGGCCCTCATCGCGGCCCCGCCGGATATCGTCATCGCCACCACCGGGATCGGGCTGCGCGGGTGGATCGCCGCCGCCGACGGCTGGGGACTGGCCCGCGAACTGACCTCCGCGCTGTCCAAGGCGCGGATTGTGTCCCGCGGGCCGAAGGCCACCGGGGCGTTACGCGCGGCCGGCCTGCCCGAGGAGTGGTCGCCGGAATCGGAGTCCTCCCGCGAACTGCTGCACTATCTGCTGGAGGGCGGCATCGTCGGCATGCGGATAGCCGTGCAGTTGCACGGTGCCACCGACGAGTGGGATCCGTTCCCGGAATTCCTCGACGAGTTGATGGCCGCCGGCGCCCACGTGGTGCCCATCCGGGTGTACCGCTGGCATCCCGCACCACGCGGTGGCGCCTTTGACCAACTGGTGATGGCCATCGCCGATCAACGATTCGATGCCGTGAGCTTCACCTCCGCCCCCGCCGTCGCGGCCACGTTGATGAGGGCGGCCGAACTCGGTGTGGAGGACTCGTTGCTGCACGCGTTGCGCACCACCGTGCACGCCATGTGCGTCGGCCCCGTGACCGCCCGGCCGCTGGTCCGGCTCGGCGTGCCCACCTCGGCCCCGGAACGGATGCGCCTGGGTGCGCTGGCCCGGCACATCACCGATGAGCTGCCGCTGCTGCAGTCCCGCCGTATCCGGGTGGCCGGACATGTCCTGGAGATCCGGGGCACCTGCGTGATGGTCGACGAGGTGGTCAAGGAGCTCCCGCCGGCGGGTATGGCCACCATCCGCGCGCTTGCGCACCGGCCGGGCGCGGTGGTGTCACGCGCCGACCTGCTGGGCGCCCTGCCCGGCAGTGGCACCGACACCCACGCCGTCGAAACGGCGGTGCTGCGGTTACGAACGGCGCTGGGCGACAAGAACATCGTCGCAACCGTCGTCAAGCGCGGCTATCGGTTGGCCGTGGACGAATTCCCGGTGGGTGCATGA
- a CDS encoding GNAT family N-acetyltransferase, translating into MGAYTARLIHTADLDGETRADARKMVLDAFAGDFTDADWEHALGGMHALVWHHGAIIAHGAVVQRRLLHQGRALRCGYVEAVAVRADWRGQGLAGAVLDAVEQVLRGAYEVGALSSSDAGRSLYDARGWVKWRGATSALTPSGITPTPDDDGAVYVLPLTAQLDPDGGLTCDWRDGDIW; encoded by the coding sequence ATGGGTGCATACACCGCACGCCTGATCCACACCGCCGATCTCGACGGTGAAACGCGAGCCGACGCCCGCAAGATGGTGCTCGACGCGTTCGCGGGCGACTTCACTGACGCCGACTGGGAGCATGCGCTGGGCGGGATGCACGCGCTCGTCTGGCACCACGGCGCGATCATCGCCCACGGGGCCGTGGTGCAACGCCGGCTGCTGCACCAGGGCCGCGCCCTGCGCTGCGGGTACGTCGAAGCGGTCGCCGTGCGTGCGGATTGGCGCGGACAGGGGCTGGCGGGAGCCGTGCTGGACGCCGTCGAGCAGGTGCTGCGGGGCGCCTACGAGGTCGGTGCGCTCAGTTCCTCAGACGCGGGACGCTCGCTGTACGACGCGCGCGGCTGGGTGAAGTGGCGGGGCGCAACCTCCGCGTTGACCCCGTCGGGTATCACCCCGACCCCCGATGACGACGGAGCCGTCTACGTGTTGCCGTTGACCGCACAACTCGACCCCGACGGGGGTCTGACCTGCGATTGGCGGGACGGCGACATTTGGTGA
- a CDS encoding 5-oxoprolinase/urea amidolyase family protein: protein MSVTLEVLRTGPLALVEDLGRPGLAHMGVTRSGAADRRAHTLANRLVANPGEHATVEVTFGGFSARVRGGDVAIAVTGADTDPSVNGKPFGTNSIHYAHDGEVISLGAPHSGLRSYLAVRGGIDVAPVLGSRSYDVMSAIGPAPLRAGDVLPVGEHTAEFPELDQAPVASIEPDVLEMHVVPGPRDDWFVDADILVRTNWLVTNRSDRVGMRLVGMPLEYRWPDRQLPSEGATRGAIQVPPNGFPVILGPDHPVTGGYPVIGVITDDDLDKVGQARPGQTIRLHWSHPRGPVQ from the coding sequence ATGAGCGTCACGCTGGAGGTGCTGCGCACCGGGCCGTTGGCTCTGGTGGAGGATCTGGGCCGGCCCGGGCTGGCGCACATGGGCGTCACCCGTTCCGGTGCAGCCGACCGGCGCGCCCACACACTGGCCAACCGACTGGTCGCCAACCCGGGTGAGCACGCCACCGTCGAGGTCACCTTCGGCGGATTCTCGGCCCGGGTGCGCGGCGGGGATGTGGCGATCGCGGTGACCGGAGCGGACACCGATCCGTCGGTCAACGGGAAGCCGTTCGGCACCAACAGCATTCACTACGCCCATGACGGCGAGGTGATATCGCTTGGCGCGCCGCACTCCGGGCTTCGCAGCTATCTGGCGGTGCGCGGCGGCATCGACGTGGCCCCGGTGCTGGGCTCACGCAGTTACGACGTGATGTCCGCGATCGGTCCGGCCCCGCTGCGCGCCGGCGATGTGCTGCCGGTCGGCGAACACACCGCCGAGTTCCCCGAACTGGACCAGGCGCCGGTGGCCTCCATCGAGCCGGACGTTCTGGAGATGCACGTGGTGCCCGGCCCGCGGGACGACTGGTTCGTCGATGCGGACATCCTGGTCCGCACCAACTGGCTCGTCACCAATCGCAGTGACCGCGTCGGCATGCGCCTCGTCGGCATGCCGTTGGAGTACCGCTGGCCCGATCGGCAGCTTCCCAGTGAGGGCGCCACCCGCGGCGCAATCCAGGTACCCCCCAACGGTTTCCCGGTGATTCTGGGGCCCGATCATCCGGTCACCGGCGGCTACCCGGTGATCGGCGTGATCACCGACGACGATCTGGACAAGGTCGGCCAGGCCCGGCCGGGGCAGACCATTCGGTTGCACTGGTCGCACCCGCGCGGCCCGGTGCAGTAG
- a CDS encoding 5-oxoprolinase subunit B family protein has protein sequence MTVTTDSPVLSTVREYGDQALLLEFGSTAEVLAWAAAIRHADLLGVLDIVPASRTILLKLAGPRYVAPTRQRLSKVRVDHEATAPPAGPDVVIEVVYDGADLDTVAELTGLSPAQVIAAHTGSLWQVGFGGFAPGFAYLVGGDPRLHVPRRSEPRTRVPAGAVALAGEFSGVYPRETPGGWQLIGRTDAVMWDINRDRPALLVPGMTVRFEEAR, from the coding sequence ATGACCGTCACTACGGATTCGCCGGTGCTCAGCACCGTTCGTGAATACGGGGATCAGGCACTGCTCCTCGAGTTCGGCAGCACCGCCGAGGTATTGGCCTGGGCCGCTGCCATCCGCCACGCCGACCTGCTCGGTGTGCTCGACATCGTCCCCGCGTCGCGCACCATCCTGCTCAAGCTGGCCGGGCCGCGTTATGTCGCCCCGACCCGGCAACGGCTGAGCAAGGTGCGCGTCGACCACGAGGCCACCGCACCGCCGGCCGGACCCGATGTGGTGATCGAGGTCGTCTACGACGGTGCCGATCTCGACACGGTGGCCGAGCTGACCGGTTTGAGTCCCGCCCAGGTGATCGCCGCGCACACCGGCAGCCTGTGGCAGGTCGGGTTCGGTGGATTCGCACCGGGTTTCGCCTATCTGGTGGGCGGCGACCCTCGCCTGCACGTGCCACGGCGCTCGGAGCCACGCACCCGGGTCCCCGCCGGCGCGGTGGCCCTGGCCGGCGAGTTCAGCGGTGTCTATCCGCGCGAGACGCCCGGCGGCTGGCAGCTGATCGGGCGCACCGATGCCGTCATGTGGGATATCAACCGCGACCGGCCCGCCCTGCTGGTGCCCGGTATGACCGTGCGATTCGAGGAGGCACGATGA
- a CDS encoding queuosine precursor transporter, with the protein MGSAYYPVFVAVFTALVIISNVTATKGVAFGPILTDGGFIVFPLTYVIGDVLSEVYGFKAARKAILLGFAMNILAALMFWVTLYLPAADFYENQPHLENVVHAYTQLIVAGLAGFIVGQTINAWVVVAIKERTKEKHLWARLVGSTFAGQLGDTLVFCTIAAGAIGITTFKDLAVYTALGWIYKTAVEIVMLPITYRVIAYVKRHEPTYALAA; encoded by the coding sequence ATGGGTTCGGCCTACTATCCGGTCTTCGTCGCGGTGTTCACCGCCCTGGTCATCATCTCCAACGTCACCGCGACCAAGGGCGTGGCGTTCGGGCCGATCCTCACCGACGGTGGCTTCATCGTCTTCCCGCTGACCTATGTGATCGGTGACGTGCTCTCCGAGGTCTACGGATTCAAGGCGGCCCGCAAGGCCATCTTGCTGGGATTCGCGATGAACATCCTCGCGGCCCTCATGTTCTGGGTGACCCTGTACCTCCCGGCAGCCGACTTCTACGAGAACCAGCCGCACCTGGAGAACGTCGTGCACGCCTACACCCAGCTGATCGTCGCCGGCCTGGCCGGCTTCATCGTCGGGCAGACCATCAACGCCTGGGTCGTGGTGGCCATCAAGGAGCGCACCAAGGAGAAGCACCTGTGGGCTCGACTGGTCGGGTCCACCTTCGCCGGTCAGCTCGGCGACACCCTGGTGTTCTGCACCATCGCCGCGGGCGCCATCGGCATCACCACCTTCAAGGATCTCGCCGTCTACACCGCGCTGGGCTGGATCTACAAGACCGCGGTCGAGATCGTGATGCTGCCGATCACCTACCGGGTGATCGCGTACGTCAAACGCCACGAACCGACGTACGCACTGGCTGCCTAA
- a CDS encoding ABC transporter substrate-binding protein, with protein sequence MSTHLSRRGFLAMTAGVALVAACSPEAKPGTVAKDGSVTVKHAFGETKIPAAPTRVVSAGLNEQDFLLAVGVVPIAVTDWFGGQPFGVWPWATAKLGSAQPALLNLANGIDTDAIAALKPDLIVATNAGLDKDTYDKLAGIAPTVAQSGQEAFFEPWKDQATTIGQAVFKHDEMQRLVTEVDDKFTTAGKNSGQFAGHTALLLEGALSADHLLVCTGWRSEFLTELGFSVPTVDSPVPRDKFKTELGSADVLIWTTDGDAARDALLTEPDIAARTKHNVFTDPELAAAIMFSSPLSLPLVADRLPPLLAAVVG encoded by the coding sequence GTGTCGACACATCTGTCCCGGCGCGGTTTCCTGGCGATGACCGCGGGGGTGGCACTGGTGGCCGCGTGCAGCCCCGAGGCCAAACCGGGCACCGTGGCCAAGGACGGGTCGGTGACCGTCAAGCACGCGTTCGGGGAGACCAAGATTCCCGCAGCGCCCACACGGGTGGTCAGCGCGGGCCTCAACGAACAGGACTTCCTGCTGGCGGTGGGTGTGGTGCCGATCGCGGTGACGGACTGGTTCGGCGGGCAGCCGTTCGGGGTCTGGCCCTGGGCCACCGCGAAACTCGGCTCGGCGCAGCCTGCGCTACTGAACCTGGCCAACGGTATCGACACCGACGCCATTGCCGCGCTGAAACCCGACCTGATCGTCGCCACCAACGCCGGGCTGGACAAGGACACCTACGACAAGCTCGCCGGGATCGCGCCGACCGTCGCGCAGTCCGGCCAGGAGGCCTTCTTCGAACCGTGGAAGGACCAGGCCACCACCATCGGGCAGGCGGTCTTCAAGCACGACGAGATGCAGCGGCTCGTCACCGAGGTGGACGACAAGTTCACCACCGCGGGCAAGAACAGCGGGCAGTTCGCCGGGCACACCGCACTCCTTCTGGAGGGCGCGCTCAGTGCCGACCACCTCCTGGTCTGCACCGGATGGCGCAGTGAATTCCTCACCGAACTCGGCTTCTCGGTACCGACGGTGGACTCCCCGGTGCCGCGCGACAAGTTCAAAACCGAGCTCGGCAGCGCCGACGTGTTGATCTGGACCACCGACGGCGACGCCGCCCGGGATGCCCTGCTGACCGAACCGGATATCGCCGCCCGTACGAAACACAACGTGTTCACCGACCCCGAGCTGGCCGCGGCCATCATGTTCTCGTCGCCGTTGTCCCTGCCCCTGGTCGCCGATCGGCTACCGCCGCTGCTGGCGGCGGTGGTGGGCTAG
- a CDS encoding maleylpyruvate isomerase family mycothiol-dependent enzyme, with protein MDNDALLRQLQDDVIIIQATALAGGPDLERQVPTCPGWTVTDLLAHLWVVESWVRSILRGREPQSTPEPGPAPVADFIDGIPDFLTALRAVAADEPCWNFGPPPRTAGWWIRRQAHEHAIHRVDLESAFGTTPVFDAAFAADGVDEVVSMFYPRQVRMERSGPVSEPLRIVAADTADTWTLGDGEPVTTLTADAQTLYLGLWKRLDLPAVARIDGDEAAARRTLGLALTP; from the coding sequence GTGGACAACGATGCGCTGCTGCGGCAACTGCAGGACGACGTGATCATCATCCAGGCGACTGCCCTGGCCGGCGGCCCGGATCTGGAGCGGCAGGTACCCACCTGCCCGGGTTGGACCGTCACCGATCTGCTCGCCCACCTCTGGGTTGTCGAGTCCTGGGTGCGCTCGATCCTGCGTGGCCGGGAGCCGCAATCCACCCCGGAGCCGGGTCCCGCACCCGTCGCCGATTTCATCGACGGCATCCCCGACTTCCTCACCGCCCTGCGCGCCGTGGCGGCCGACGAACCGTGCTGGAATTTCGGGCCGCCGCCCAGGACCGCGGGCTGGTGGATCCGCCGCCAGGCCCATGAGCACGCCATCCATCGCGTCGACCTGGAATCCGCCTTCGGCACCACACCCGTCTTCGACGCGGCGTTCGCCGCCGACGGCGTCGACGAGGTCGTGTCGATGTTCTACCCCCGCCAGGTGCGCATGGAGCGCAGCGGGCCGGTGTCCGAACCCCTGCGGATCGTGGCCGCCGACACGGCAGACACCTGGACCCTCGGCGACGGTGAGCCCGTTACCACCCTGACCGCGGATGCCCAGACGCTCTACCTGGGACTGTGGAAACGCCTCGACCTGCCTGCCGTTGCCCGGATCGACGGCGACGAGGCCGCCGCGCGGCGCACACTCGGGCTGGCGTTGACGCCGTAA